The sequence below is a genomic window from Nicotiana tomentosiformis chromosome 6, ASM39032v3, whole genome shotgun sequence.
TTTTTATGTTGAATTTGCCTGTCCATGTGAGTTTTCTCAAAGGCAATTAGATCACCTCTAAGTTTATCATAGGACATTTTGTCAAGGTCCTAACATTCTAGAGCAATAACTTTGGGCTGCCAAATTGTGGGTAGACTTCTAAGGATTTTTCTGACCTGTTCTCCACTTTTGATTGGTCTACCAAGAGACTTTAGATCTCCAAAGATTTTACTGAACCTGGAGAACATTTCCTCCACTGATTCTCCATCTTTCATTTGGAATAGTTCATAGTCACGAACTATAAGATTGATCCTTGTTTCTTTTACCTTGTTGGTTCCTTCATATGTTACTTCCAATTTATCCCACATTTCCTTGGCAGTTTCACAGCTCGAAATCTTTTCATACTCTTCTCCACTGATAGCATTGTACATAAGATTTTTTGCTTTGGAATTCACAGTTATGACAGCAGCCTGTTCATTAGTGTAATCATCTAAATCAAGTGGGTCAGTTGATAATATGACTTGACCATCCTCATCTTTCTTTGACGGAACTGGAAAATTTCCCTTTTTGATCGCACGCCAAACTTTGATGTCATATGACATAGTGTATGTTTTCATCCGAACTTTCCAGTGAGAAAAGTGTTGCCCGTTGAAATATGGAGGTCGTACCTGAGAAGTTCCCTCTTGAAATAGTGCACTGACGACTGTGTTTGATCCCATGATCTTTTTCTCACTAGCTGTTAAGCAAGGTTTGTGAGcctcgctctgataccaattgaaagaaCAAGAGGGGGGTGGGGAGTGAATTGTGGTCGATTAAAACTTAGTTGAATAAATTTGAGTTTAGTCGACTAGATTCTGCACAGTGAACAGATAAATAGAAGTAAACTAAGCAAACTGAA
It includes:
- the LOC138894844 gene encoding uncharacterized protein, whose translation is MGSNTVVSALFQEGTSQVRPPYFNGQHFSHWKVRMKTYTMSYDIKVWRAIKKGNFPVPSKKDEDGQVILSTDPLDLDDYTNEQAAVITVNSKAKNLMYNAISGEEYEKISSCETAKEMWDKLEVTYEGTNKVKETRINLIVRDYELFQMKDGESVEEMFSRFSKIFGDLKSLGRPIKSGEQVRKILRSLPTIWQPKVIALEC